In the Acomys russatus chromosome 13, mAcoRus1.1, whole genome shotgun sequence genome, one interval contains:
- the LOC127197524 gene encoding killer cell lectin-like receptor subfamily I member 1: MPLSKHHRDFTANKQDIVYTEIKTCKSPQKQRIPPAKQSPAVLSEELVVNYAKLSFHRTRLLQPQKQVVRRKRQGSKSTVWRVVTAMLGALCVVLVTTMGILLPKLFSRQEEQSRKNSLHPLLCPMKNNGSCPLCSSDWVAFGNNFYHVFRGMKTWADSQSACEELNSHLVEIDSKAELENLLLFAIDGWILLKMNETDWSWLWGFDTATQQTLINDSGKKNHSCHYLSRKQIYPGDCPSKKSYTCEFNIL; encoded by the exons ATGCCTCTCAGTAAACACCACCGGGACTTCACAGCAAACAAGCAGGACATTGTGTACACAGAGATAAAGACATGTAAATCCCCACAGAAGCAAAGAATACCTCCAGCCAAGCAGAGCCCTGCAGTGCTAAGTGAAGAGCTGGTGGTGAACTATGCCAAGCTGTCATTCCACAGAACGCGTCTGCTCCAGCCCCAAAAGCAAGTTGTTAGACGGAAAAGGCAAG gcTCCAAATCAACAGTATGGAGAGTAGTGACTGCCATGCTTGGAGCcttgtgtgtggtgctggtgACAACCATGGGGATCTTACTTCCAAAAT TATTTTCTAGACAAgaagaacaaagcagaaaaaacTCACTTCATCCTCTTCTGTGCCCTATGAAGAATA ATGGCTCCTGTCCTCTTTGCTCAAGTGACTGGGTTGCTTTTGGAAACAATTTCTACCATGTTTTTCGAGGAATGAAAACCTGGGCAGACAGCCAGTCTGCCTGTGAGGAACTGAATTCTCATCTTGTGGAGATAGACTCCAAAGCAGAGCTg GAAAACTTGTTATTGTTTGCAATTGATGGCTGGATTCTTCTCAAAATGAATGAAACCGATTGGTCCTGGCTGTGGGGATTTGACACTGCAACACAGCAAACCCT aATTAATGATTCAGGAAAGAAGAATCATAGTTGCCATTATCTGAGTAGAAAACAAATTTATCCTGGTGACTGTCCATCTAAGAAATCATACACCTGTGAATTTAATATATTATGA